The Maylandia zebra isolate NMK-2024a linkage group LG7, Mzebra_GT3a, whole genome shotgun sequence genome contains a region encoding:
- the LOC101483233 gene encoding P2Y purinoceptor 1-like isoform X1 yields MTQLLKRDSTAPSKEDELLVFLNQSTEFCNHFEDSYWYCYIVLVLFAFTVPVGLLGNLVVLINHTCFRKTSSSSNIFLLNLTLCDSGWILTLPFSLYITLRRPHITNIQIFCQFKKSFFNINIYGSILFLTLISFDRFVGTVHPISSLRWWNAGKAKLCSFCVWVLVVLSSIPDLFLTFSIQPTENVTVCVDQIQDPFYYVRTAIIIRTTIGFLLPFTVMLAFYTMTVRVLRRLPRGQSNRARGKPLHLLTAAILVFVVSFLPYHTMATTMVFMRISNLVTPSNTNVLYACYEFSEAMCSVSSCLDPVLYILAGEQFQRKFLAWKRGQYRRFCCRASRRIGVIE; encoded by the exons ATGACACAGCTCTTAAAAAGGGACAGTACAGCACCAAGTAAAGAAG acgagcttctcgtgttcctgaACCAGTCAACAGAATTCTGCAACCATTTTGAGGACAGCTATTGGTATTGCTACATCGTGCTGGTGCTCTTTGCTTTCACTGTTCCGGTGGGACTGCTGGGAAACCTAGTAGTGCTCATCAACCACACCTGCTTTAGGAAAACCTCAAGCTCCAGCAACATTTTCCTGCTTAACCTGACTCTGTGTGACTCGGGGTGGATCCTCACACTGCCCTTCTCCCTCTACATTACCTTGAGGAGGCCccacatcacaaacatacaGATCTTCTGTCAGTTCAAGAAGTCCTTCTTCAACATCAACATATATGGCAGCATCCTCTTCCTGACTCTAATCAGTTTCGACCGCTTCGTTGGCACAGTGCACCCGATCAGTTCTCTTCGTTGGTGGAATGCGGGTAAAGCCAAACTGTGCTCCTTCTGCGTGTGGGTGCTGGTCGTCCTTAGCTCCATTCCTGACTTATTTCTAACTTTTTCTATTCAGCCCacagaaaatgtcactgtgtgtgtggacCAGATCCAGGATCCTTTTTACTATGTCAGAACAGCCATCATTATCAGAACAACAATAGGCTTCCTGCTGCCGTTCACTGTCATGCTTGCTTTTTACACCATGACGGTTCGAGTTTTGAGGCGTCTCCCAAGAGGTCAAAGCAACCGAGCGAGAGGAAAGCCCCTGCATCTCCTTACTGCCGCCATACTCGTCTTTGTGGTCTCCTTTCTGCCCTACCACACTATGGCCACCACCATGGTATTCATGAGGATTTCTAACCTGGTGACCCCCTCCAACACCAATGTACTCTATGCTTGCTATGAGTTTTCTGAAGCCATGTGCAGTGTAAGCAGCTGCCTGGACCCAGTGCTGTATATTCTGGCAGGTGAACAATTCCAGAGGAAGTTCCTGGCATGGAAAAGAGGCCAATACAGGAGGTTCTGCTGCAGAGCCAGCAGGAGGATTGGGGTAATTGAGTGA
- the LOC101483233 gene encoding lysophosphatidic acid receptor 6-like isoform X2, whose translation MTQLLKRDSTAPSKEDELLVFLNQSTEFCNHFEDSYWYCYIVLVLFAFTVPVGLLGNLVVLINHTCFRKTSSSSNIFLLNLTLCDSGWILTLPFSLYITLRRPHITNIQIFCQFKKSFFNINIYGSILFLTLISFDRFVGTVHPISSLRWWNAAHRKCHCVCGPDPGSFLLCQNSHHYQNNNRLPAAVHCHACFLHHDGSSFEASPKRSKQPSERKAPASPYCRHTRLCGLLSALPHYGHHHGIHEDF comes from the exons ATGACACAGCTCTTAAAAAGGGACAGTACAGCACCAAGTAAAGAAG acgagcttctcgtgttcctgaACCAGTCAACAGAATTCTGCAACCATTTTGAGGACAGCTATTGGTATTGCTACATCGTGCTGGTGCTCTTTGCTTTCACTGTTCCGGTGGGACTGCTGGGAAACCTAGTAGTGCTCATCAACCACACCTGCTTTAGGAAAACCTCAAGCTCCAGCAACATTTTCCTGCTTAACCTGACTCTGTGTGACTCGGGGTGGATCCTCACACTGCCCTTCTCCCTCTACATTACCTTGAGGAGGCCccacatcacaaacatacaGATCTTCTGTCAGTTCAAGAAGTCCTTCTTCAACATCAACATATATGGCAGCATCCTCTTCCTGACTCTAATCAGTTTCGACCGCTTCGTTGGCACAGTGCACCCGATCAGTTCTCTTCGTTGGTGGAATGCGG CCCacagaaaatgtcactgtgtgtgtggacCAGATCCAGGATCCTTTTTACTATGTCAGAACAGCCATCATTATCAGAACAACAATAGGCTTCCTGCTGCCGTTCACTGTCATGCTTGCTTTTTACACCATGACGGTTCGAGTTTTGAGGCGTCTCCCAAGAGGTCAAAGCAACCGAGCGAGAGGAAAGCCCCTGCATCTCCTTACTGCCGCCATACTCGTCTTTGTGGTCTCCTTTCTGCCCTACCACACTATGGCCACCACCATGGTATTCATGAGGATTTCTAA